A region of Geobacillus sp. 46C-IIa DNA encodes the following proteins:
- a CDS encoding ubiquinol-cytochrome c reductase iron-sulfur subunit, protein MSPVCTHLGCTVGDAEENTQKTGIRFLCPCHAGQYNEYGINVAGPPPRPLDIFDAYVQDGNVYIAVLSPRKREK, encoded by the coding sequence TGCACCCATCTAGGTTGCACCGTTGGAGATGCTGAGGAGAACACGCAGAAAACAGGCATCCGCTTTTTATGTCCGTGCCACGCGGGGCAATATAACGAATATGGTATCAATGTAGCGGGGCCGCCGCCAAGACCGTTAGATATATTTGACGCTTATGTTCAAGATGGCAATGTGTATATTGCCGTATTGAGCCCGAGGAAAAGGGAAAAATGA